TTCTTTTCAATCTGTTCTTTTGTTTTGGTAACTTTTACATGAAAACACATAGCATCTACTTTGGAATAAAGGTAATGATTACGACTATAAGAACAATTAAAAATTGAATCAATTAAAATGATTGTAGAAGAATTAAAACGAATTTTTTATAAACTTACGGTTTCACGTAAATCAGATTGTAACGCTCTATGTAGTTTTGTTGTATCAAGAAAATTAATTGCGATGGGAATATTTGATTTTTTAAAAAAGAAAGAATTTGATAAAATTTCTGAACTCGAAAAAAAGATTATTAGTTTAGAAAATAGTAATTCTGAATTGAACTCTAATCTAACTAGATATAACGGAATAATAGATGTAGAATACTATATAAAAACAGAAAAAGAAAATCAACTATAGAATCAATTGAAATGATTGAAGAAGAATTTCCAACGAGTTTGATGTAATTCGTGCATTTTAAACAAACTCACCAATTATGATGAATATCTAAAAAATTATAGGATAAGAGCTTTTTAAGCATTTTTGATATAAATCTTAGTTTTATTCATTCTTGATGCGGCCAAAATATTATAACAATATTATTATAGAGATAAATATTTAAAAACACTAAACTTTATAAGTAATTATTAGATAGTTTTATATGTTAAAATTTTATTTCTTTATAGATATATTGTTATATTTAATAACTAAACTAATATGAAATGATATCTATCGTTAAAGCATTAAATCCCGCTTATCGCCAATTTAAGCCAATCCGCAAAGAAGTTGAAAATTTCAAATCTGAATTATTAGCTTGCTTAGAATCGATTGGAATTAGTGATAGTAGAAATGAATCTGAAGAACATTTAAAAGAACCTATAAAGAAGTTCTTAACCAATACATTTTATCAAAAGAATTTAATCAATACCAAAGATCGAATTGATTTAGCTATTTATTTAGATAAGACAGCTAAAAGTGATGTTGGTGTTATTATAGAAGCCAAAAGACCGAGTAATAAAGCCGAATTTATTTCAACGAATAATATCAATAAAAAAGCGTTACAAGAAGTTTTATTATATTATTTACGCGAACGGATCGATTATAAGAATAATAACATAAAGCAAATTATAGTTACCAATGGGATTGAATGGTTCTTTTTCAAAGGGGAAGACTTTTACGATTATTTTTATAAAAATACAGAATTAATAAAAGAATATGCGCGTTTCCGTGATGGATTAAAAGACACTGCTAAAAACGAGCTATTCTATAAAGAAATAGCCGCAATTTATATTGAGAAGGTAAAAGACAAACTTCCCTATGTACACATTAAATTAGACACGAAAGAAATAACAAAATACAATGATACTAAAATTAGTAACCTATATAAATTATTTTCTGATACGCATTTATTAGGTAAATCATTTGGTAATGATAGTAATAAGCTAAACAATGATTTCTACAAAGAGTTACTTCATATTATCGGTTTAGAAGAAATAAAAGAGAAAACAGGGTCTAAAAAGATAATTGTAAGAAAAGATCCTAAAGAACGTGATTATGCTTCTATACTAGAAAATACAATTTATACATTAGAAGATAAAAGTTATCTAGATCGTATAACGAATATACCAAATTCTCCAGAGAAAGCTTTCAATGTAGGGTTAGAGTTATGTATTAATTGGATCAACCGTATTCTATTTCTTAAATTACTAGAATCACAGTTAGTCAGTTATAACAAATCCAAAGAATACAAATTCTTAAATTTTAATTTTCTAAATGGTTATGATGCTTTAAACGATTTATTCTTTTCAGCATTAGCAAGACCATTAAATGAAAGACACGATAAAAACAAGGAACGTTTCAAGAATATCCCTTATCTAAACAGTAGTTTGTTTGAACATAGTGAAATGGAGCGTTTAACATTTGATATTACTGCACTGAAAGATGAAGAAATGCAAGTTTTTTCAGGTACAATTTTAAAAGATAATAACGGTAAAAAATTAAATGGTAAATTAAATACGCTCGATTATATCTTCCGATTTTTAGATTCATACGATTTTTCGGCTGATGCCAATACAGATATTGAAGATGAACAAAATGGAAAAACCTTAATTAATGCTTCGGTTTTGGGTCTAATCTTCGAGAAAATTAATGGATACAAAGACGGCTCATTCTATACACCTGGGTACATTACAATGTTTATGTGTAAAGAAGCGATTAGAGAGGCTGTGGTGGATAAATTCAAAGCAGAATACCATCATTCTATCGAAACTTTTGAAGATGTAAAAGCTTATTGTCAAAGTTTCTTTAAAAAAGAGGATAGAATCAAGTTAAATAATACCATCAATACTTTAAAAATATGTGATCCCGCTGTAGGTTCTGGGCACTTTTTAGTTTCTGCTTTAAATGAATTAATTGCTGTAAAAAGTGAATTAGGAATCCTTTCTAATGAACAAGGTGAAAGAATACCGTGTGAAGTTTCAATTGAAAATGATGAGTTATATATTGCTTATAACGAGGGTGAATTATTCGAGTATAATCGACAAGATGTAAATAGTCTTCATATTCAAAAAACATTGTTTCATGAAAAACAAACCCTAATTGAGAATTGTTTATTTGGAGTAGATATCAATCCCAATTCAGTAAATATTTGTCGTTTACGTTTATGGATAGAGCTGTTAAAGAATGCATATTACACAACTGAAGGCGAATTGCAAACATTACCAAATATCGATATCAATATTAAATGTGGTAATTCGTTAGTTCACCGATTTAAGCTAGACGACAGTTTAAAACAAGCGTTTAAAAATAAAGAAGTTACATATTCAATAAACGACTATAAAACTGCGGTTAGTGAGTACAAACACACGAATAGTAAAGCAAAAAAAGCTGAAGTAGAAACCATTATCCGAAACATCAAAAATAATTTTAGAACAACTTTAGATGCTAAAATCAAAGAAAAAATATCTAAAGCCGTAGGTGAATATGAAAACGAAAAATCACGTTTAGATAACTTAACATTATTCGGAGAAAAGATTAAAAAAGCAGATAGAGACAATTTAAAAAAATTGAAACTAAAAGCAGAGAAATTAACCAAAGAGAAACAAGAAATTTTGGACAATGTCATGTTTCAGAATAGTTTCGAGTGGCGCTTCGAGTTTCCTGAAGTATTAGCAGATGATGGTTCTTATGTTGGATTTGATGTCATCATCGGGAATCCGCCTTATATTCAATTACAAAAAATGAAAGAAGCAAGTAATATGCTTCAAAAATTAAATTATGCTTCATTTGCAAAAACGGGAGACATCTATAGTTTGTTTTACGAATTAGGAAATAATATTTTAAAACAAAATGGATGCTTAATTTTTATTACTTCCAATAAGTGGATGCGTGCTGCCTATGGAGAGAGTTTAAGAAAATATTTTATTGAGCAAACAAATCCTAAAGTCTTAATTGATTTTGGAGGAATTCAAATATTTGATTCTGCAACAGTTGATACTAATATTCTAATGTTTAAAAAACAACAGAATCAATACCGAACTCTTGCTTGTATCGTAAAAGAAAAAGTAATAAATAATTTGGGGGATTATTTTAGACAAAACCAAACATTAATCGACTTCAATTCATCTGACAGTTGGGTAGTTTTATCACCTATAGAGCAAAGCATAAAAGCTAAAATTGAGGCAGTTGGCACACCTTTAAAGGATTGGGATATTAGAATAAATTACGGGATTAAAACTGGATTTAATGATGCCTTTATTATTGATGGAAAAAAGCGTGAAGAACTGATTAAGCAAGACCCAAAATCTGCCGAAATTATACGACCTATTTTACGAGGCAGGGACATCAAAAAATACAGTTATGATTTTGCTGATTTATGGTTAATTACGTCCCATAATGGGATCAAAGAAAAGGGCATAAAAC
This portion of the Empedobacter stercoris genome encodes:
- a CDS encoding type IIG restriction enzyme/methyltransferase; the encoded protein is MISIVKALNPAYRQFKPIRKEVENFKSELLACLESIGISDSRNESEEHLKEPIKKFLTNTFYQKNLINTKDRIDLAIYLDKTAKSDVGVIIEAKRPSNKAEFISTNNINKKALQEVLLYYLRERIDYKNNNIKQIIVTNGIEWFFFKGEDFYDYFYKNTELIKEYARFRDGLKDTAKNELFYKEIAAIYIEKVKDKLPYVHIKLDTKEITKYNDTKISNLYKLFSDTHLLGKSFGNDSNKLNNDFYKELLHIIGLEEIKEKTGSKKIIVRKDPKERDYASILENTIYTLEDKSYLDRITNIPNSPEKAFNVGLELCINWINRILFLKLLESQLVSYNKSKEYKFLNFNFLNGYDALNDLFFSALARPLNERHDKNKERFKNIPYLNSSLFEHSEMERLTFDITALKDEEMQVFSGTILKDNNGKKLNGKLNTLDYIFRFLDSYDFSADANTDIEDEQNGKTLINASVLGLIFEKINGYKDGSFYTPGYITMFMCKEAIREAVVDKFKAEYHHSIETFEDVKAYCQSFFKKEDRIKLNNTINTLKICDPAVGSGHFLVSALNELIAVKSELGILSNEQGERIPCEVSIENDELYIAYNEGELFEYNRQDVNSLHIQKTLFHEKQTLIENCLFGVDINPNSVNICRLRLWIELLKNAYYTTEGELQTLPNIDINIKCGNSLVHRFKLDDSLKQAFKNKEVTYSINDYKTAVSEYKHTNSKAKKAEVETIIRNIKNNFRTTLDAKIKEKISKAVGEYENEKSRLDNLTLFGEKIKKADRDNLKKLKLKAEKLTKEKQEILDNVMFQNSFEWRFEFPEVLADDGSYVGFDVIIGNPPYIQLQKMKEASNMLQKLNYASFAKTGDIYSLFYELGNNILKQNGCLIFITSNKWMRAAYGESLRKYFIEQTNPKVLIDFGGIQIFDSATVDTNILMFKKQQNQYRTLACIVKEKVINNLGDYFRQNQTLIDFNSSDSWVVLSPIEQSIKAKIEAVGTPLKDWDIRINYGIKTGFNDAFIIDGKKREELIKQDPKSAEIIRPILRGRDIKKYSYDFADLWLITSHNGIKEKGIKPIDINNYPAIKAHLDQFYSQLEKRSDKGDTPYNLRNCAYMDDFFMQKIIWKRIGSIIRFSFDENQNYGLDSTCILTGNINLKYLVLLLNSKIGHYQLRDAPKTGTGDLLISVQAIQPLKFPLFDNKDESKVDDLYNGIKNQRKNIESDINYFIYQKFEFDSNEIEFIDSQ